One genomic segment of Anaerobiospirillum thomasii includes these proteins:
- a CDS encoding rhodanese-like domain-containing protein: MHFLKVLLIGLGLTFMFPSFAELSPKELLKDYEMPVGYSEPKQLIAHALIEEGVGVLIDCRTKEEYENGHIEGAINLDSEVITADMLKQYAPDESTPILIYCRSGRRAGIVGKDLVKSGYKHVLNFGGINTWPYGLIQD; the protein is encoded by the coding sequence ATGCACTTTCTTAAGGTTTTATTAATAGGTTTAGGACTGACTTTTATGTTTCCATCTTTTGCCGAGCTCTCTCCTAAGGAGCTGTTAAAAGATTATGAGATGCCAGTAGGCTACAGCGAGCCAAAGCAGCTTATTGCCCATGCTCTTATTGAAGAGGGTGTAGGTGTTCTTATTGACTGCAGAACCAAGGAGGAGTATGAAAATGGCCATATTGAAGGTGCCATCAATCTTGACTCTGAGGTTATCACTGCTGATATGTTAAAACAGTATGCTCCTGATGAATCAACCCCTATTTTAATCTACTGCAGATCAGGACGTCGTGCCGGCATTGTCGGCAAGGATCTTGTCAAATCAGGCTATAAGCATGTTCTGAACTTTGGCGGTATCAATACCTGGCCATATGGTCTCATTCAGGATTAA